In the genome of Triticum urartu cultivar G1812 chromosome 5, Tu2.1, whole genome shotgun sequence, one region contains:
- the LOC125556471 gene encoding uncharacterized protein LOC125556471: protein MGQAPSLSDDAVADVLRRLAPRDLAASRRVCKTLRRVVDGHRLLRADLLPLKLGGIFLNFFELRSATQFLSRPTTGAAVSGRLGYTLDACHPDYDFQPVPYVLDHCNGLLLLHHCVVNPATQQWAPLPPAPDPPKPAPSIKHFWKSRYLVFDPMLSPNHFDLLIMPEISFMEECEEFEWPPSTLILPVFSSKIGSWEKKTFYGDGEAAGTVPGLVGVRLDCNERQSVYWRGSLYICCENCFILRISLSDNSYRVIRLPTRLSLDDSQGDQQFYLGKSTKGIYCASRITSHKSHLQVWFLNDLNEWVLKHDKDIFPVQPNIDYGNPCDGPWILQQFDYDEHADEDDSVVEDNREAVEKEKFEAIVKQGKFEWDSDNDNVLEPGSSCGRTGTCFLGFHPFKEVVFVTLWDRVLAYHLPSSKLQDLGKLFPELYVDGPDTYWHTQVQESFLYTPCWLGELPEKLN from the exons ATGGGCCAGGCCCCGTCGCTGTCTGACGACGCGGTGGCGGACgtcctccgccgcctcgcgccacgCGACCTCGCAGCGTCCCGCCGCGTCTGCAAGACGTTGCGCCGCGTCGTCGACGGCCACCGCCTGCTGCGCGCGGACCTCCTCCCTCTCAAGCTGGGCGGCATCTTCCTCAACTTCTTCGAACTACGGTCGGCTACGCAGTTCCTTTCCCGCCCCACGACGGGCGCAGCCGTCTCCGGCCGGCTCGGCTACACCTTGGATGCTTGCCATCCAGACTATGATTTTCAGCCTGTTCCCTACGTGCTTGATCATTGCAATGGCCTCCTCTTGCTCCACCACTGCGTGGTCAACCCTGCGACGCAGCAGTGGGCGCCCCTGCCCCCGGCCCCGGACCCGCCCAAACCTGCACCTTCAATCAAgcatttttggaaatcccggtaCCTCGTGTTTGACCCCATGCTGTCGCCCAACCATTTTGACTTGCTCATAATGCCCGAAATTTCTTTCATGGAAGAATGTGAGGAATTTGAATGGCCACCGTCCACATTGATCCTTCCTGTGTTTTCATCCAAGATTGGTTCATGGGAGAAGAAGACATTTTATGGGGATGGAGAAGCTGCAGGGACGGTACCTGGCTTGGTTGGGGTCAGACTGGATTGCAATGAACGTCAGTCTGTCTACTGGAGAGGATCACTCTATATATGTTGCGAAAACTGTTTTATTTTGAG AATATCACTGTCAGACAACAGTTATCGAGTAATAAGACTGCCAACAAGATTGTCCCTAGACGATTCACAAGGTGATCAACAGTTTTACCTAGGAAAATCAACCAAGGGGATATATTGTGCATCAAGAATCACGTCACATAAGTCCCACCTTCAGGTTTGGTTCCTTAACGACTTGAACGAGTGGGTTTTGAAGCATGACAAAGATATTTTCCCCGTCCAGCCAAATATTGACTATGGCAACCCATGTGATGGACCTTGGATCCTACAACAATTTGACTATGATGAACAtgctgatgaagatgattctgttGTGGAGGACAACAGGGAAGCAGTGGAAAAGGAGAAATTTGAAGCAATAGTGAAACAAGGGAAATTTGAGTGGGACTCGGATAATGATAATGTACTTGAACCTGGAAGTAGCTGCGGGAGAACTGGTACATGTTTCCTTGGATTCCATCCTTTCAAAGAGGTTGTGTTCGTGACTCTGTGGGACAGAGTGCTAGCCTATCATTTGCCGAGCTCAAAGCTTCAAGATTTAGGCAAGCTTTTTCCAGAATTGTATGTGGATGGGCCCGACACTTACTGGCATACACAGGTACAAGAGTCTTTCCTGTACACTCCCTGCTGGTTAGGGGAACTTCCTGAAAAACTAAACTAG